Proteins encoded in a region of the Sparus aurata chromosome 6, fSpaAur1.1, whole genome shotgun sequence genome:
- the LOC115582775 gene encoding hemicentin-1-like produces MELLPLVCLCLLSCSGDGSVVVTVEEGSDAMLPCSINTKENIEKLTFDWKKGGLEVFFYQNGKHYNNGGRTGQDKQFQGRVFHFEDELKHGNASIKISRTQLTDSGNYACTFPPNRSPSSVTLHVAPDPERSVLKDRTGENIPGAAPKPSVTILAETKDWSVLQCEAHGDPLPTVEWKDSDNNTLNADTPQISERGGRSYITVKTTVTKTDNYSCVATQEKFSHQIAAVTFVHLTGAATEPSVIVLDQTEDGLLLQCVVKGASPKPKVEWKDSSGNILPVKDLKETERGDSYDIVLQTAVTKTDRYRCVVTQEEINHHIHAETLVTLNGLSAGVIAGFVVLSLLLIGIVILLAVLQSMGCITLNCKKDEEKREPQTEPNSSTSLRESS; encoded by the exons ATGGAGCTTCTTCCTctcgtgtgtctctgtctgctgagctgctctggagacg gGTCAGTTGTCGTCACCGTGGAGGAAGGAAGTGACGCCATGTTGCCCTGCTCCATCAACACCAAGGAGAACATCGAGAAACTGACGTTTGACTGGAAGAAAGGCGGTCTGGAGGTTTTCTTTTATCAGAACGGCAAACATTACAATAACGGAGGCCGAACAGGTCAAGATAAACAGTTCCAAGGACGCGTTTTTCATTTTGAGGATGAACTGAAACACGGCAACGCCTCCATAAAAATCAGCAgaacacagctgactgacagcgGAAACTACGCCTGTACTTTCCCCCCCAACAGAAGTCCATCCAGCGTCACTCTTCATGTCG CTCCTGATCCAGAGCGCTCTGTGTTAAAAGACAGAACAGGTGAAAACATCCCAG GTGCAGCCCCAAAGCCATCAGTCACAATACTTGCTGAAACGAAGGACTGgtctgtgctgcagtgtgaagctCATGGTGATCCACTTCCTACAGTAGAGTGGAAGGACAGTGATAACAACACTCTTAATGCTGATACACCTCAGATCTCAGAGAGAGGAGGTCGATCATACATCACTGTCAAGACAACTGTGACCAAGACTGACAACTACAGCTGTGTAGCTACACAGGAGAAGTTCAGCCATCAGATTGCTGCTGTGACCTTTGTGCACTTGACAG GTGCAGCTACAGAACCTTCTGTCATAGTACTTGATCAGACGGAGGATGGGTTGCTGTTGCAGTGTGTCGTTAAAGGAGCTTCTCCAAAACCTAAAGTGGAGTGGAAGGACAGTTCTGGAAACATCCTTCCTGTTAAAGATCTGAaggaaacagaaagaggagACAGCTACGACATCGTCCTCCAAACTGCTGTAACCAAGACTGATCGCTATCGCTGTGTCGTCACTCAGGAAGAAATCAACCATCACATTCATGCTGAGACCCTTGTGACTCTTAATG GGCTTTCTGCTGGAGTGATTGCTGGTTTTGTAGTTCTCAGTCTCCTTTTAATTGGTATAGTTATTCTTCTAGCTGTGCTTCAATCGATGGGTTGCATCACACTTAATTGTAAGAAAG ACGAGGAGAAGAGAGAGCCTCAAACTGAACCCAACTCATCGACCTCGCTGAGAGAATCCAGCTGA